In the genome of Massilibacillus massiliensis, one region contains:
- a CDS encoding nitrogenase component 1, with product MAGEIENAAPAREERLKAGIAFCGTCAQLKNTLNQEGGGCLHAANRSFSQTYGCQFTLSLGILNTIRNAVIIMHGPIGCGFCSTANIGMGKAYKQLRDPSANGLIWLSSNLDETDVISGGEEKLKETILYADQEFRPETIIVASSCVPALIGDDVDSILQELQTEVTAELVPVICEGFKTKLMATAYDAVYNGILKKLTRYPERETYLTETDLEKQAREYKLKRTVNVFNVGSMSRADELEIQRLLTALELNVNFLPCYAAPEDFSYALEVALNVSICGTHDDYYLQYIYENFHIPYMIDTIPIGRKNTDRWLLKIAAHFGIEKEAQSLIRKENELLDDSLVPFRENLRGKRVLISGGEVRILATAEVVQDLEMKLVGLKGHHIDQFAKPIFEALDDIDDVHINIATQHPFEQANLVRRLNPDVMIIHTGSGNVTAKYGLPVFPLYGSSYNYIGYSGTYEIARRLNRIMKNSQFNKNLKKYRALPYKQEWYEKEPFTYIKY from the coding sequence ATGGCAGGAGAAATTGAAAATGCGGCACCGGCACGTGAAGAACGTTTAAAGGCAGGCATTGCATTTTGTGGTACATGTGCACAGCTTAAGAATACGCTGAATCAAGAAGGCGGCGGTTGTTTGCATGCGGCAAATCGCAGTTTTTCACAAACCTATGGATGCCAATTTACGCTAAGCCTTGGTATCTTAAATACAATTCGAAATGCTGTTATTATTATGCATGGTCCAATTGGCTGCGGGTTTTGCTCTACGGCAAATATTGGTATGGGAAAAGCGTATAAACAGCTTAGAGATCCTTCGGCGAACGGTTTGATATGGTTGAGTTCAAACCTTGATGAAACAGATGTAATCAGCGGCGGCGAAGAAAAATTAAAAGAAACCATTCTTTATGCGGATCAAGAGTTTCGCCCAGAGACGATCATTGTAGCAAGTTCCTGTGTGCCGGCTTTAATTGGCGATGATGTGGACAGCATCCTGCAGGAATTACAAACGGAGGTCACGGCGGAACTTGTACCCGTCATTTGTGAGGGTTTTAAAACAAAGTTGATGGCAACAGCCTATGACGCTGTGTATAATGGGATTTTGAAAAAACTCACCAGATATCCGGAGCGAGAAACATATCTGACAGAAACGGATCTTGAAAAACAAGCAAGAGAATATAAACTAAAAAGAACCGTGAATGTCTTTAATGTGGGGTCGATGAGCCGCGCAGATGAACTGGAAATTCAGCGGTTGTTGACAGCACTTGAACTGAATGTTAATTTTCTTCCCTGCTATGCAGCACCAGAAGATTTTTCCTATGCGCTTGAAGTGGCTCTGAATGTGAGTATTTGTGGCACCCATGATGATTATTATTTACAGTATATTTATGAAAACTTTCATATTCCTTATATGATTGACACGATTCCGATTGGCCGTAAAAATACAGATCGTTGGCTTTTAAAAATTGCTGCACATTTCGGCATTGAAAAAGAAGCACAGTCTCTCATACGAAAAGAAAATGAATTGTTGGATGACAGCCTTGTGCCTTTTAGAGAGAATTTACGCGGAAAACGTGTTTTGATCAGCGGTGGTGAAGTCAGAATTTTAGCTACAGCTGAGGTTGTGCAGGATTTAGAGATGAAACTTGTCGGCTTAAAAGGACATCATATTGATCAATTTGCAAAACCTATATTCGAGGCTTTAGACGATATTGATGATGTGCATATTAATATTGCTACGCAGCATCCGTTTGAACAAGCGAACCTTGTAAGGCGATTAAACCCGGATGTCATGATCATTCATACAGGCAGTGGAAATGTCACCGCCAAATATGGTCTGCCGGTTTTTCCGCTATATGGATCGAGCTATAATTATATTGGATATTCGGGTACGTATGAAATAGCAAGACGGTTGAATAGAATCATGAAAAACAGTCAATTTAACAAGAATTTAAAGAAATATAGAGCACTCCCTTATAAACAAGAATGGTATGAAAAAGAACCTTTTACGTATATTAAGTATTAA
- a CDS encoding nitrogenase component 1 yields the protein MSKYVDRPRFGCALAGALGVLRAIPRAIPIVHASTGCAYNVYNGTNAGAAYLGGGYCGATSIPSSNVLEKEIVFGGEQRLQEQIETTLEIMDGDLYVVVTGCMVEMVGDDAESVVKEFADDLHPVIAVSTASFKGNSYYGYDVLLEGLVKQYVIEQKGKDPKKVNILGIVPGQDVLWKGNLKEIKRVLQLIGIKANTFFGEGETLNEIRNSADASLNIILSDVYGALTAEAYAQIHHIPAVRTALPVGYLQTEKFLRKIGQYFKIDESVIERALEFEKDTYFDYVERIADIYNDVDFQRYGIVVSDANYAPAVSEFISDELGWVPQLTVITDFLTEQQKDKLKNRFENYESGLKPNVKFDTDASSVRRYVRENWEPDSNQRYYDALDPGIILGSVFEKELSAEFKYPLVTISFPITNRVIMNRAYAGFNGGITLMEDIFTTLVAGR from the coding sequence ATGAGCAAATATGTAGATCGGCCGAGATTTGGCTGTGCTTTAGCGGGAGCACTGGGCGTACTTCGCGCAATTCCGCGTGCAATTCCAATCGTGCATGCTTCCACGGGATGTGCTTACAATGTGTACAACGGAACAAATGCAGGGGCTGCTTATTTAGGTGGTGGATATTGCGGAGCAACCTCAATTCCCAGCAGTAACGTATTAGAAAAAGAAATTGTATTTGGCGGCGAGCAGCGCCTGCAGGAACAGATTGAGACAACACTTGAAATCATGGATGGTGATTTATATGTCGTTGTCACTGGGTGTATGGTGGAAATGGTAGGCGATGATGCAGAGTCGGTGGTCAAAGAATTTGCTGACGATTTGCATCCGGTAATTGCTGTGTCAACGGCAAGTTTTAAAGGGAATTCTTATTATGGTTATGATGTATTGTTAGAGGGATTGGTCAAGCAGTACGTGATAGAACAGAAGGGAAAAGATCCGAAAAAAGTAAATATTCTTGGCATCGTTCCTGGGCAGGATGTTTTATGGAAAGGAAATTTAAAAGAGATCAAACGTGTACTGCAACTGATCGGTATTAAAGCAAATACGTTTTTTGGTGAAGGCGAGACGTTAAATGAAATCCGAAATTCTGCCGACGCGAGCCTAAATATTATTCTTTCAGATGTATATGGTGCATTAACTGCGGAGGCTTATGCACAAATTCATCATATTCCGGCGGTTAGAACTGCTTTACCGGTAGGTTATTTGCAAACTGAAAAATTTTTGCGTAAGATAGGTCAATATTTTAAAATTGATGAAAGTGTAATAGAAAGAGCACTGGAATTTGAAAAAGATACGTATTTTGATTATGTGGAAAGAATCGCCGATATTTATAATGACGTGGATTTTCAACGTTATGGTATCGTTGTATCTGATGCGAATTATGCACCAGCGGTCAGTGAATTTATTTCAGATGAACTTGGCTGGGTACCACAGCTTACTGTAATTACAGATTTTTTGACTGAGCAACAGAAAGATAAGCTGAAAAATAGATTTGAAAATTATGAATCGGGCTTAAAGCCAAATGTTAAATTCGATACGGATGCTTCGTCAGTGCGCCGTTATGTAAGAGAAAATTGGGAACCTGACAGCAATCAAAGATATTATGATGCATTAGATCCGGGCATCATTTTGGGCAGTGTATTTGAAAAAGAACTTTCTGCTGAATTCAAGTATCCGCTTGTTACAATATCTTTTCCAATTACGAACAGGGTCATTATGAATAGAGCTTATGCAGGATTTAACGGCGGAATTACGTTAATGGAAGATATATTTACTACGTTGGTAGCGGGAAGATAG